Below is a genomic region from Ostrea edulis chromosome 10, xbOstEdul1.1, whole genome shotgun sequence.
TTAAatcaaccattttaaagatatgtgaaaggtcaagataacaaacagtgatcaacctcataatgAATGATTAAAAAGTGATGGGGTTGGGATGACCTCAGGACACTTGCCTAtcagaaaactaaatgcatcttgACATGTGCAGCAGGGATATACGGTATTTGgtttagattgattgtatcttgtttaacgtctctctcgagattTTTttactcgtatggagacgtcacgaagaccggtgaagggcttcaaatttaggcctttgttcggcgcttaaggccattgagcagtgcgggttctttagcgtgacacgggacatccgtttttaaggtcatctccgaggacccgtgacatcacaccagatgccgagcgtttggcgatgaaactgtcactacctgttttaacgacttaagtctgtcgcggccgggattcgaaccccggccttccgcatgcggggcgaacgctctaacctctagaccaccgcggcatttctatttggtttccggatctCAATTGTTTTAGGTATATTCTAACAGTTATGAAATAGGGTTTGGGATAACCCCAGGGTACTTGCCCAACAGCATATCCAATGCATATTGGCATATGCAgcaagaatacatgtatttatggtATAGGATGTTATATGGTAATTATTGtggcttctttgctagttaTACAAAAACGATGGGGAGTATATTTAATTGCAAACACTTACTTGGGTAttattactgtcttatgacaacatctaatttatttttatcatatattatatCCCAGTTTCCTGTTCCCACTCTTGTCTCTACTTCAGTGATATCAGGAGAAACAACGTTGTCTCACGTGGGTCTTTTTATCCACTGATTAAATCTTTCTCTTCCCTGCCAATACGTCTTCTGGAAAATAGAGAAATATGACAATTTAATATCTACTTTTGTTAATCGGAACAATTCATATACTGTTTTTGTCGATATAGATTTCTTTATATGTGAATCCACTTTTTACCAAACACTATGTTCGAGTTAATGTTTGAATATGTAACAAATGTAGAGGGATATATATGTCCAATTAAATAAGATTAGAAATTATATCTCTGCGTTATATTTGAAGGGCGCAAATGAGCACTGtactgtctgtcagtctgtctgtctgtctgtctctctctctctctccgataCATATAACAACTATGAACAACAATGTTTTGAATCAAGTCTGTTTCATTTTCAAGGTTGTAATAAACTAGTCGTGGTTTTAAGTTTCTGAAAAGTACTTAAGTTAAGTTTGCGAATGCCTTAAGTATATGTAAATACTGAATTCAAATAAGCTACATTTCAATCAATTACATGACCACAGTAGACGAAATAGACTGGTTCGGGccatttaaggaggtatgctacaccagagaaatttaatgtaggtgaaaagtggaggatatatgtacaacaatattttgaagttgaaaattttcaaatttactttattttgtcaaaaatacagttttagtagaagataGTCTGGgggaaaagaaattaaaaacccctgctggacttgaacctgcgACTTACAGTTCACCAATCGGTATACTAGCCTattgagctactcggctaggtatttaaattgaaaaggaaacgCCAAATATtggctgatattgattttttcctccatgtttttaaagaaagtcagccattatgacgatgtagagtacctccttaatgaCGGTTTATCTTGAACTTCCATCTCTTTCTTGCTCTATTTCACTCAAATAAGAAACTTCCTGGTTGATAAAATTTCCGGTTACAATGAGTGTCTCTATTAAAACCTCAATGTGATATTTCATACTTAATTTATATCTACTATCTACATAACTAATGTGTCGTCCTTCTGGGGGACATATTGATGCCGATATTGGTTGTAACTCTGGaatatgtttgatatacaacGCTTAGTCTGTAAGTATTTTAGTGGAGTGGCAAGACCTTGAGAATGCATCACCCTACCTTTTACCTTATAATAGATTACTGgaatgtttgaaatatacaatttattatacccccggaacaagttgtgggggggggggggtatacagaaatcgggttgtccgtctgtctgtccgtccgtctgtagacgcaatggtttccggcctctaaagcattatccttttcacctaccgtcaccatatcatacatatggactacccatgggatgaagatgttccctatcgattttggattcaaaaggtcaaaggtcacgagCGCTGGACATTggagtagcaatatggtttccgggttctaaaacgttatcctttccacctacagtcaccatatcatacatatggactacccatgggatgaagatgttccctatccaATTTGggatccaaaggtcaagcgcactggacattgaagtagcaatatggtttccgggctctaaagcgttatcctttccacctacagtcaccatatcatacatatggactacccatgagatgaagatgttccctatcgattttggggtcaaaaggtcaaaggtcacacgcactggacatcgaagtagcaatatggtttccatttaaattctttaatggcttttttcatcgcatggagatgctgtgttcctagataccttttggatcataatactgaagttttacctattaccaacaccctttgggagattggggtaagccgggggtattcttagtgagcattgctcacagtacctcttgttttcgGCTGCCAAGAGGTAggcagttacatgtatatgggataGCCTCAAAGAGACGCCAGTGATTAACTGCGGGCCTACATTATAAAATGACAAcctaaattatattcaaaagcGACCATTGGTATTTGAATATTCTAATAAATCAAATTAAGATAGTTACTAATATTTAATTTTGGTAAATACAACTGCAATATGAGATTTTTTTCTATCTTTTTGCTAAGGTAGGAGGGGATAGGTTCGCAATATAAACCGAgtcaaatttattttaaaaaatagaaatattctaTGTTTGAAGTAATACATATGTaccaaatttattttaaaatggaGATACCCCTTCCTTAAAGTGATGTTACAGGTGTAAAAATGGAAGAACAGCTACCTACCTGTATATAACCTGACACCTTAGAATAGTATAGAGTGGATTCCAGAAAATTTCCTTTGATGTCGAACATGTGCTTTTTTTCAGATTAGTAATTTGAGTAAATAGTATAACCTTTGACAAATCCATAGacatataatatatttataatgtaaaacatacggaaccaattttgatgcaccagatgcgcatttcgacaaataatgtctcttcagtgatgctcaaccgaaatgtttgaaatccgaaataacaataaacttgctagatttattatagggaaaaacaaaGTGCCAAAAAAAGGGGagtcaaatacatgtacgtctaaggataagagctatgcatgagggagataatccttaattttgaaatgaatttctaaataagtaaaaCATCTTAAAATATTGTATGTTGAATGTTTTAGTAAtgggattgggggggggggaggttgaACTTGATATCTATCATTCTTAGGTCGTAATTTAAATCAGTGGCGCAATTTTACAGAAAATCAGTGAATTGCGAGATAATACGAGACTTGAGGAAGTTGCTAATCTCTGTTTTATGTATGTCTCTGACAAAGCGTATGAAAATTGATGATCCTAAAAATAGGTTTTATTCATCGTTTTTCCCCAGTTTATCTCTTAAGTTTTTAGAGTCAATGATTAAGCACCTTAATCGACATTATACTCCTATCACATTATGAACGATCTTGAAAACTTCCCTCATCTCTAATACGAACATTTACGCCTCTTTCAACAGGTTATTAACAaagtggattttttttcatattgcaGTTTTCCTACTCAAACTGTTGTGTCTTATGCGAACAAATGCAAACACTGAAAGGTATGTAATGGCAATGCTTTGAAAGATGGTCATCTTTTTCACAAATTTCACTCATGAAAGATTGATAGTAGTATTTTTCCAACTTAAACACAGCACGTGATATCAGTTTCATTTGTCGGAATCAAACACCTGCTTGAACTACCATGTAGAGTTGTACCTTTATCGCAGGGACTGGTACAACATTCGGCTATACAAGGTGCCAAAGCTAGTCTATGCATCAGATACATTTGTAAGAATGTTATGGGTTTTAAATGTTAATTGTGGTTTTGTTTTCTCCAGGACCATCTGTCTTACAGAACTTCTCGCATTTTATTATAAATCCGAGAAATCAtgttcatttactaaaacattcTTCATGGAGAACTTTAAAGGTAATATATTTCTTTCCTCTATAACCaaacatttttgtttgagcAGTAGTGAATACAATGTGTCTGTGCTGTGTGTATAATTGACGTGAAACGGGACCAGCAGATTAACTTGCTAATTTCCATTAACAGATAGTCCAAGAACCTGTCTAGTCACGTGTACATTAAAGGCATTGACACCAGATCTGAAAGACGTTACGAGATATGAActtgaaaaactggaaattaaATACGCAAACACCTCCTTCACTTTCACAATGAGGAAGCCATGTGGACATTTTATAAACACTGACGTGGAAATAGCTATGACATGTGATGAAAGGGGATTTTACGGTATGTCAATGGAAGTTAGAAAGATTGTAtttatgaataataataatgggGAATACCATATATATTAATCTATGTTAACATTGAGTGAATATGAGTGCAACAAAAAGAGAAGCAGCAATACCGAGACTGAAACACGGTGTGTATTGGTTCTATTTAAGAGAATGATCTTATATTTAACTATAATCGTATAGTTTCATAGTGAGACGAGAGACGGGGGAATAAGAGAGTAAGAAAGCGACAAAGACATTGAAAGAGACAGTACAAGACAGGGCATTTATATAGAAAGTGTAGGGAACTCTATAAATGCAGTGCATGTGTAATGTAAAGTCAACTTCACTGCAAATATGTCAATGTGTCTCACTTACTTTGGCACCCTTTCATTTTACAAGACAAGAGAATAGGTGAATCCTGTACTACACAAAGCCATTGTGATGTCAGCAACCCTTATTCGACGTGCAATACTTCAAATGCTGTATGCGAATGCAAAGAAGGATATTTTGCAAGGTTTAACACTTGTTTCAAAAGTGAGTACTATGTTAAGTGGTTCAGTTTTTATGGACTTTTTGGTAATACTCCACcaataaatattatataatagTTGATGTTACATAAGACATTCATGAATGAATGTCTTCACGAGCCAATGAATTGATGATGTAATATGCAGTAATATAGATACAATCGCTACATAAGCTGGGAACCACTTGGACGTGACGACGCAAGACAGCTCCAAATACATCCTTCCACCTGAATGTAAATGCTATGTAAACACTTCTTTTTGTTAAATGAAACCTATAACATTATCATTATTCCTTGCAGAGCATCTTTCGATAGGCGATACATGCGAATTAAATGAACAATGCTTGGGAAACACAGGATTTGGGTTTTGTAGACAAACAGAACAAGGCAAAGTATGTTCGTTTCTTCCGGAATCTGATTATATCCGTTCGTCTCAACACACAGGTAAATACATCTCCTTTCAAATCAAAAGTAATTGGTACAGCTTAGCTGCCTTCCATAATCTGTAATGCTGCTCACTGTCTTCTGTCCGTAGAAATAATGTCATGTTAAATTGTAACATGTACGACCGTATAAAAAATCTGTTTAATAGTATGGAAATCACAATGAAActattagctgcaataatgtagcagTCTCGGATTTTGgggagggctacaactccttaggatctccgtaatggtgtaAATGCGGGAGTGAAtaaacattttcgatcattctaaacatttgctagctttctttacgtaaataaatgatattctatgtttcttagtcaatgtataaatttacaacccaCAAATTAATTTATGATTTGTGAAGTTCTATTCTaactttttgaacaatttccttatattccaatttctcgattcatatttgtgcgccatgattgattgattgattgttttgctgttttccgccacactcaacaactTTTTCTGTTATGTGGTGACGCCCagagtttttattggtggaagagagaacccagatacaatgtaccttccgaaagtaaactgggaaacttcctaacttaccagcgcgagcgggattcgaacccccgccgaccagaggtgagaggccgtgtgattttcaGCGCGATGctccaaccactcggccacggagggcCTGTGCCATGATTGATGTACTGAAATTGAATTTCCGGTTGTCAAGTGATTTGCATATGCCcatataaagtagtatttacatTAATGGGGAAGTACGGGGAAGAAAGCGATTTCGATGGCATTTAAAggtttaaatttgatatcaagttaaaaaccgaaaaGCAAgagattttcctttctttgttggAATGGTTCGAGTAACATTTTCGTGTTGATTGTCAAtgttaggtttttcagtagatccagctacgagatctcgcgataacaagcatgacAGAGTAGGCGAAAGACTTTGCAACGCCTTTAAGGTgactcactacacccagaaatagtttctcaaatcagtacgaattgatttaagtattgaaaaaaatatgataatatacaataagtatatatgccaaaaaggcaaataatatacaaatttggataaaaaccatgattttcaaaaacatttatttcaacacatatgaataGAAGACTCAGGGGGATTTAAACACAAGCTGTGCGGTTCAACaacccaatgctttaaccactgagctacgacgatagacaaacaaatcgatcgatacaaataatttcataaaacatttaaatcgtcatcttgtgacgtggtgtcatacagagtataagctttagtgtagtgagctaccttaaatcaaaaacatcaaaacgtattacGTTCAACAAAATaaagactaggctttttgacAACATAGATAGCTTTTTCATTAAAATAGGAACACGGAAATATTCACTTCTTatatataggactcacggtggatgtgaccggtcgacaggggatgcttactcctcctaggcacctggtcccaactctggtgtgtccaggggtccgtgtttgcccaactatctattttgtatagcttgtaggagttatgagattgaccactgttcgttatcttcacttttcttgttatcagtcattcaaaatatttatttgttaatCTGGTTCTAAACACAAATACCCTGAAGGTGATATTAAATAGATGCTAGCCTTCctaattgacaatatctttgtagtctttggtgaaCAAATCTTCTAACAGTCTGCTGGAATTACTATCGGCACGAATTATGCTACtttgttagctcacctgtttttatattcttatgataCAGGGACTATTCAAATGTaacatgagaagaaaaactttcttgctgtggccttcaacgcAACATTTAGTtatatttcgagctcacagggatatatcaaatcgacatatgaatgaaagctattattgctaatagacaaaacgtcatcgatatatctaaatgtcgaattgaaggccacagcgagaaattttttcttctcgtgtagacgtttttgaataaatgttgcttcatatgaatatagaaacagatcagctaacaaaggagcacaattcgtgccaatGGGAATTCGAACAGAATCAAAACTATTATAATTATGGCTAACGCTGAACACCTACAAAATGTTATGCTGATTaatgttgtaaaccaatcgGAACTTGCTTGAGATGCTCGAGAATGTGCAATTGGTTGTAGACCTCAACGTCTATCATATTACCTCGCTTCGTTCTGAAAATTTCCATAACGCTGATGCAAGACTAAAATCACTGATTGAAGAAACGAAAAAGCATATTCTATTTATTCAGCAACTATCAAagcttatttcttctgtaagatcaaaatcaagcatcgatgaACAACAAATTAacttcatatcgtattatcttAAGTTGTCATTAAAGAAACTGGCTTAGttccgccattttgaaacgttGCCGCCAATGTACTcacatttttgctatttcagggtagtttatcaAAAACGTAATTAGGCCTTTAATCAATTTTACAATActtactaatcaagtaagattttattatagcttacggacttcacctcacatatgaaacaatatcaaaGGTGAAAGCAGTAATTCTGGAGTaagcgtttcggagtttattggcaaaatttgttaatttataagtaaagattatgaaattgatcacagctcgttatcttcacattctAATGTATCAGAAAACATTTCCGGTAAGTACATTCtagaattttcatgattacTAGGTTTTCAAACCAACAGTCTGCCAAACTGGACGGAACGTTCGCCTGATGGTATCCTTGAAACAACACTGGTATACTCATCAAAAGAAAGTGAGTATTTTACTACCAGCTGAGAAAACGCACTAAGTGACAACAAAATTACACTTTTAATGTTCAATGCTGGACTTCCTCAAAGATAGGATCTTCGTAGTCTGTGGTGATTAGTTCTGCCAACAGTCTGCTGGAATTCACATGGGCAcaaattatgctcctttgttagcttacctgtttttatattcttgtgaagtagaatttatttaaaagctgCTATGTGATAAGAAGAAAATACtttgctgtggcctttaactcgacatttagatatatttacgacgttttatctatcaacaataaccattttcattcatatatcgattcgacatACCATAGTATCCCAATGACATCGAATAAAACACATCagagagtcttccacatctgcttcgtacttattGAACATAGAATTAACtacaaattaacaactcaattttatgacaaacgggatgacttctccatcgtcaacttcccatatttatgtagcaaaat
It encodes:
- the LOC125666895 gene encoding uncharacterized protein LOC125666895 isoform X1, with translation MFDIQRLVFFLLKLLCLMRTNANTERTICLTELLAFYYKSEKSCSFTKTFFMENFKDSPRTCLVTCTLKALTPDLKDVTRYELEKLEIKYANTSFTFTMRKPCGHFINTDVEIAMTCDERGFYDKRIGESCTTQSHCDVSNPYSTCNTSNAVCECKEGYFARFNTCFKKHLSIGDTCELNEQCLGNTGFGFCRQTEQGKVCSFLPESDYIRSSQHTGFQTNSLPNWTERSPDGILETTLVYSSKEMARTNDLPVGMIVGAAATGFVLGIIFCGIFYVILSRCKNSTSAKRFAATFDNTRNKVPVISAGKTVQKTVQVSEEGSQKHVDRKGQTSPPDDIYNHLSDASGMSDIQPEYDHVPSNDTDGDTYHRLDLSNTRNMNTIPLVDIENHYD
- the LOC125666895 gene encoding uncharacterized protein LOC125666895 isoform X3, which produces MFDIQRLVFFLLKLLCLMRTNANTERTICLTELLAFYYKSEKSCSFTKTFFMENFKDSPRTCLVTCTLKALTPDLKDVTRYELEKLEIKYANTSFTFTMRKPCGHFINTDVEIAMTCDERGFYDKRIGESCTTQSHCDVSNPYSTCNTSNAVCECKEGYFARFNTCFKKHLSIGDTCELNEQCLGNTGFGFCRQTEQGKVCSFLPESDYIRSSQHTGFQTNSLPNWTERSPDGILETTLVYSSKEMARTNDLPVGMIVGAAATGFVLGIIFCGIFYVILSRCKNSTSAKRYQRKDLRNTSTAKDRRHRLMTSITTLVMLPVCRISSLNTTMSPLMIQMATHTIV
- the LOC125666895 gene encoding uncharacterized protein LOC125666895 isoform X4, with product MQTLKDSPRTCLVTCTLKALTPDLKDVTRYELEKLEIKYANTSFTFTMRKPCGHFINTDVEIAMTCDERGFYDKRIGESCTTQSHCDVSNPYSTCNTSNAVCECKEGYFARFNTCFKKHLSIGDTCELNEQCLGNTGFGFCRQTEQGKVCSFLPESDYIRSSQHTGFQTNSLPNWTERSPDGILETTLVYSSKEMARTNDLPVGMIVGAAATGFVLGIIFCGIFYVILSRCKNSTSAKRFAATFDNTRNKVPVISAGKTVQKTVQVSEEGSQKHVDRKGQTSPPDDIYNHLSDASGMSDIQPEYDHVPSNDTDGDTYHRLDLSNTRNMNTIPLVDIENHYD
- the LOC125666895 gene encoding uncharacterized protein LOC125666895 isoform X2, with product MQTLKGTGTTFGYTRTICLTELLAFYYKSEKSCSFTKTFFMENFKDSPRTCLVTCTLKALTPDLKDVTRYELEKLEIKYANTSFTFTMRKPCGHFINTDVEIAMTCDERGFYDKRIGESCTTQSHCDVSNPYSTCNTSNAVCECKEGYFARFNTCFKKHLSIGDTCELNEQCLGNTGFGFCRQTEQGKVCSFLPESDYIRSSQHTGFQTNSLPNWTERSPDGILETTLVYSSKEMARTNDLPVGMIVGAAATGFVLGIIFCGIFYVILSRCKNSTSAKRFAATFDNTRNKVPVISAGKTVQKTVQVSEEGSQKHVDRKGQTSPPDDIYNHLSDASGMSDIQPEYDHVPSNDTDGDTYHRLDLSNTRNMNTIPLVDIENHYD